From a single Ischnura elegans chromosome 7, ioIscEleg1.1, whole genome shotgun sequence genomic region:
- the LOC124161970 gene encoding zinc finger protein 236-like: MDNPERSGELMTNVQLVSHLDEEVKIVHDGVKGGRDEVSLISSDDVGTQYMTIQSEQTISKEPQEHLGDCDSQSDTLTASTLSGNGGQGEEMLAHVVQMPSGQHALVVDIMEAVPADGSKNQTHSSSQLKEGAYYTTVPTSGTSVGNRVTLLSPVSTGNSDHHHIQHHSVHHSTESLPVVSRAYIPDTDGMVVATSGHYSETAATSVVEDIMLPHLTEEDRRLAAALVQLVQQQKHQQQHQPTQQHLPVCVSDATNVIMNTAEIQGLIGVGKGLHPEDTHVVVTTDKPVSSTMVVDYIQAVEDGSVVSSSHDKADELVVSSPRIRTRDVDGPYGQPHQDDNSYAKLHVILPHPKKAIMGQGAAVRNRLKRFRTEIEESSVVHMLDTNSPVVDGVQYVTVSNLGTTLKNEHGEVMEMMEVGEEADELGEGIVEEGEEEEILEELEDEDEMEEVCTREELEALDYETGTSEGILGPSDRSLPHKKRIPPKLKGNTLVMDSEEKKKLSQVHVKCYKCEICGEGLASQGDYEAHKEQMHPQDQSVDGVKKNPFTCLLCGQAFPSQYKFFEHLKCHYEPLLENERSQRKVKEEDTEVKHEEEPLAQVETVEMTLVDESQHVVSRAQEEMPQKEIHIIHHQDQPPGVELPAFLCTHCNKTFRRQKAYETHMNLVHGPDEEEEEEEHHQQQPHHTITTHGTVLEETVVVTTKKDQQQTEWIPTFFAEEDDEEDEEDDEEWGDSDVLDRPARRRQHNPGSGGAGDGVNDASTDGQGIGVHQHVCEACGGAFQSRAQLNHHIQEEHPESAHSGNQRKKARKGGGSGSGGGGGGSVRKIEHMTCPTCGRVFNHRNSLVYHMRSHTGERPHQCEVCGKSFFAASALKVHMRLHSGDKPYKCEYCGRHFRQWGDLKYHCISIHSDEKQYQCEYCGKDFARKYSLIVHRRIHTGEKNYKCDFCEKSFRASSYLQNHRRIHTGEKPHPCEVCGKPFRVRSDMKRHMQTHNRETTVTTVTTITTDPLASNGSQTLASDGDPSPPSDSQDHQVHHSSLTGSPQHHTMDPSGTLLGTELVVTTDTSKTEQITEEEAESILPDDGLENHQVVTSAATSAQHTVSQHVSAQPIDLNLVPGRAGVSIQQGHLSASVTEQVVQEVLHYARDPLEQRDNANTLYVWPIYMS, from the exons ATGGATAATCCTGAGAGATCAGGCGAGCTAATGACGAATGTACAGCTTGTATCTCACCTTGATGAGGAAGTTAAAATAGTCCACGATGGTGTGAAAGGCGGTCGAGATGAAGTTAGTCTCATCTCGTCAGATGATGTCGGTACGCAATACATGACCATTCAGTCGGAGCAAACAATTTCGAAAGAGCCACAAGAACACCTGGGTGATTGTGATTCTCAGTCTGACACTTTGACAGCCTCTACTTTGTCGGGAAATGGGGGTCAAGGGGAAGAAATGCTTGCCCACGTCGTGCAGATGCCTTCAGGGCAACATGCACTTGTTGTTGATATTATGGAAGCTGTGCCTGCTGATGGAAGCAAAAATCAGACTCATTCTTCGTCGCAGCTCAAGGAAGGTGCCTATTATACGACAGTTCCTACCAGTGGAACTTCAGTGGGAAATCGCGTTACGTTGTTGAGTCCTGTCTCAACAGGAAATAGTGACCACCACCATATCCAACACCATTCCGTGCATCACAGTACCGAATCATTGCCTGTCGTTTCGCGGGCTTACATTCCAGACACAGATGGTATGGTTGTGGCTACCAGTGGTCATTACAGCGAAACAGCTGCTACTAGTGTGGTAGAAGATATAATGCTGCCGCACCTAACGGAAGAGGATCGTAGGTTGGCAGCTGCTTTAGTTCAGTTAGTGCAGCAACAGAAACACCAGCAGCAACATCAACCAACCCAGCAGCACTTGCCAGTGTGCGTATCCGATGCAACTAACGTCATAATGAATACCGCCGAGATTCAGGGTTTGATAGGGGTGGGCAAGGGTCTGCACCCTGAAGACACTCATGTCGTTGTGACCACTGATAAACCGGTGTCGTCCACAATGGTGGTAGATTACATACAGGCTGTGGAAGATGGTAGTGTAGTTAGTAGCAGTCATGACAAAGCTGATGAATTGGTTGTATCTTCGCCACGTATTCGCACCAGGGATGTGGATGGACCGTATGGTCAACCCCATCAGGATGACAACTCTTATGCAAAGCTCCATGTGATTCTGCCGCATCCGAAAAAGGCCATAATGGGTCAGGGTGCCGCAGTGCGCAACAGGCTGAAAAGGTTTCGAACTGAAATCGAGGAATCTTCTGTTGTGCATATGCTAGATACGAACTCCCCCGTTGTCGATGGTGTTCAGTACGTCACTGTCTCAAATTTAGGTACTACTTTGAAAAACGAGCATGGTGAGGTGATGGAAATGATGGAGGTGGGTGAGGAAGCGGATGAACTTGGTGAGGGAAtcgtggaggagggagaagaggaggaaatattGGAGGAATTAGAGGATGAAGACGAAATGGAAGAGGTCTGTACTAGGGAGGAACTCGAGGCTTTAGACTATGAGACAGGAACTTCAGAGGGAATATTGGGCCCTTCTGATCGAAGTCTTCCCCACAAAAAGAGGATACCGCCCAAACTTAAAGGGAACACGTTGGTGATGGATAGTGAGGAGAAGAAAAAACTGTCCCAGGTGCACGTCAAGTGCTACAAATGTGAGATTTGTGGTGAGGGGCTAGCCTCGCAAGGCGACTACGAAGCCCACAAGGAGCAAATGCATCCGCAGGATCAATCCGTCGATGGCGTCAAGAAGAATCCGTTCACGTGTCTGCTCTGCGGCCAGGCGTTCCCTAGCCAGTATAAGTTCTTCGAGCACCTCAAGTGCCATTACGAACCCCTGCTCGAAAACGAACGATCCCAGAGGAAAGTGAAGGAGGAGGACACGGAGGTCAAACACGAGGAGGAACCCTTGGCTCAAGTCGAAACTGTGGAGATGACCTTAGTGGACGAGAGCCAACACGTCGTGTCGCGAGCTCAGGAAGAGATGCCGCAAAAGGAAATTCACATCATCCACCACCAAGACCAACCCCCAGGTGTGGAGCTACCGGCTTTCCTCTGCACCCACTGCAACAAGACATTCCGACGACAGAAAGCGTACGAGACTCACATGAACCTTGTCCACGGTCCGgacgaagaggaagaagaagaggaacatcaccagcagcagccgCACCACACCATCACGACGCACGGGACCGTCTTGGAAGAAACAGTGGTCGTCACGACCAAGAAGGATCAGCAGCAGACCGAGTGGATTCCCACGTTTTTCGCGGAAGAGGACGACGAGGAGGATGAAGAAGACGATGAGGAATGGGGGGATAGCGACGTCCTGGACCGTCCGGCTCGCCGACGGCAGCATAACCCCGGCAGCGGTGGGGCTGGGGACGGTGTGAACGACGCCTCAACCGACGGGCAGGGGATAGGGGTGCATCAGCACGTCTGCGAGGCGTGTGGAGGGGCGTTCCAGAGTCGGGCGCAGCTCAACCACCACATCCAGGAGGAACACCCGGAGTCGGCCCACTCCGGAAACCAGAGGAAGAAGGCGAGGAAGGGTGGCGGTAGTGGTTCCGGGGGTGGTGGAGGGGGCAGCGTCCGGAAGATCGAGCACATGACCTGCCCGACCTGCGGGCGAGTCTTCAACCACCGCAATTCACTCGTGTATCACATGAGGAGCCACACCGGGGAGCGGCCTCATCAGTGCGAAGTCTGCGGGAAGAGCTTCTTCGCGGCGAGTGCCTTGAAGGTCCACATGCGTCTTCACTCTGGCGATAAACCGTACAAGTGCGAGTACTGCGGCCGTCACTTTCGGCAATGGGGCGACCTCAAGTACCACTGCATATCCATCCATTCGGACGAGAAGCAGTACCAGTGCGAGTACTGCGGGAAGGATTTTGCTCGCAAGTACAGCCTTATTGTCCATCGGCGGATCCACACCGGTGAAAAGAATTACAAGTGTGACTTTTGTGAGAAGAGCTTCCGTGCTTCAAGCTACCTTCAAAATCATCGCCGCATCCACACTG GAGAAAAGCCTCATCCCTGTGAAGTGTGTGGCAAGCCATTCCGAGTGCGCTCTGACATGAAGCGCCACATGCAGACGCACAACCGGGAGACAACCGTCACAACCGTAACAACCATTACCACCGACCCCTTGGCATCCAACGGAAGCCAGACCCTGGCATCAGATGGCGATCCATCCCCGCCCTCGGATAGCCAGGACCACCAGGTTCACCATTCCAGCTTGACAGGGTCACCTCAACACCATACCATGGACCCTTCAGGCACCCTCCTAGGTACAGAACTGGTGGTGACCACAGACACTAGCAAAACAGAGCAGATAACGGAAGAGGAAGCTGAGAGCATCTTGCCTGATGATGGCCTCGAGAACCATCAAGTGGTTACCTCAGCTGCAACATCTGCTCAGCACACAGTTTCACAGCATGTTTCTGCTCAGCCCATCGACTTGAACTTGGTCCCAGGCCGAGCAGGCGTGTCAATTCAACAGGGTCATCTGTCAGCCTCAGTGACGGAACAAGTGGTTCAGGAAGTTCTCCATTACGCAAGGGATCCCCTTGAGCAAAGAGACAATGCCAACACACTCTATGTATGGCCCATATATATGTCATAG